From one Marmota flaviventris isolate mMarFla1 chromosome 1, mMarFla1.hap1, whole genome shotgun sequence genomic stretch:
- the Tektip1 gene encoding tektin bundle-interacting protein 1, whose product MQTLRREAARPCVALGTLETDFPASLDSDDYESLEGPHWTPAIKQATRWKYSPMGHDAAGQAWYPGLTSWEPREAWYTLPRDPDSPHREAYSRWHRCHNHRERGLPPAYTQRLRETAWHDPTMPAQYRGSSTRWGNALWRDRPLRVKEYVVNRSRYKAEPHSHAADYVPYLSVPQRPRYTTQNYRLWDLDPYCPATDQPSTYTPTF is encoded by the exons ATGCAGACCCTGAGGCGGGAGGCTGCCCGGCCCTGTGTCGCCCTGGGCACCCTTGAAACCGACTTCCCCGCTTCCCTGGACAG CGATGACTATGAGTCCCTGGAGGGGCCCCACTGGACACCGGCTATCAAGCAGGCCACGCGCTGGAAGTACTCGCCCATGGGACACGACGCAGCGGGCCAGGCGTGGTACCCGGGCCTGACCAGCTGGGAGCCCCGGGAAGCCTGGTACACCCTGCCCCGGGACCCCGACAGCCCGCACCGCGAGGCCTACTCCCGATGGCACCGATGCCACAACCACCGGGAGCGGGGCCTGCCCCCAG CCTACACCCAGCGCCTGCGGGAGACGGCCTGGCACGACCCCACCATGCCCGCGCAGTACCGCGGCTCCAGCACGCGCTGGGGCAACGCGCTGTGGAGGGACCGGCCCCTCCGGGTCAAGGAGTACG TGGTCAACAGGAGCCGATATAAGGCGGAGCCGCACTCCCACGCGGCCGACTACGTGCCCTACCTGTCGGTGCCCCAGCGCCCGCGCTACACCACCCAGAACTACCGCCTCTGGGACCTGGATCCCTACTGCCCCGCCACTGACCAGCCGTCCACCTACACACCCACCTTCTGA
- the Fzr1 gene encoding fizzy-related protein homolog isoform X1 — protein sequence MDQDYERRLLRQIVIQNENTMPCVSEMRRTLTPASSPVSSPSKHGDRFIPSRAGANWSVNFHRINENDKSPSQNRKAKDATSDSGKDGLAYSALLKNELLGAGIEKVQDPQTEDRRLQPSTPEKKGLFTYSLSTKRASPEDGNDVSPYSLSPVSNKSQKLLRSPRKPTRKISKIPFKVLDAPELQDDFYLNLVDWSSLNVLSVGLGTCVYLWSACTSQVTRLCDLSVEGDSVTSVGWSERGNLVAVGTHKGFVQIWDAAAGKKLSMLEGHTARVGALAWNADQLSSGSRDRMILQRDIRSPPLQSERRLQGHRQEVCGLKWSTDHQLLASGGNDNKLLVWNHSSLSPVQQYTEHLAAVKAIAWSPHQHGLLASGGGTADRCIRFWNTLTGQPLQCVDTGSQVCNLAWSKHANELVSTHGYSQNQILVWKYPSLTQVAKLTGHSYRVLYLAMSPDGEAIVTGAGDETLRFWNVFSKTRSTKESVSVLNLFTRIR from the exons atGGATCAGGACTATGAGCGGCGGCTGCTCCGGCAGATTGTCATCCAGAACGAGAACACGATGCCTTGT GTCTCGGAGATGCGACGCACCCTGACGCCCGCCAGCTCCCCAGTGTCCTCCCCCAGCAAGCACGGGGACCGCTTCATCCCCTCGCGCGCCGGAGCCAACTGGAGCGTGAACTTCCACAGGATCAAT GAAAACGACAAGTCTCCCAGCCAGAACCGCAAAGCCAAGGACGCCACCTCAGACAGCGGCAAAG ACGGCCTGGCCTACTCAGCCCTGCTGAAGAACGAGCTGCTGGGAGCTGGCATCGAGAAGGTGCAGGACCCGCAGACCGAGGACCGCAGGCTGCAGCCCTCCACGCCTGAGAAGAAGGGCCTCTTCACG TATTCCCTCAGCACCAAGCGCGCCAGCCCCGAGGACGGCAACGACGTGTCCCCGTATTCCCTGTCTCCTGTCAGCAACAAGAG TCAGAAGTTGCTCCGGTCTCCACGGAAGCCCACCCGCAAGATCTCCAAGATCCCCTTCAAGGTCCTGGATGCCCCCGAGCTGCAGGACGACTTCTACTTGAACCTGGTGGACTGGTCGTCCCTGAACGTGCtcagtgtggggctggggacctGCGTGTACCTGTGGAGCGCCTGCACCAGCCAG GTGACCCGGCTCTGTGACCTCTCTGTGGAAGGGGACTCCGTGACCTCTGTGGGCTGGTCTGAGCGG GGGAACCTGGTGGCCGTTGGCACACACAAGGGCTTCGTGCAGATCTGGGATGCCGCTGCGGGGAAGAAGCTGTCCATGCTGGAAGGCCACACGGCGCGCGTGG GGGCCCTGGCCTGGAATGCTGACCAGCTGTCCTCCGGGAGCCGGGACCGCATGATCCTGCAGCGGGACATCCGCTCCCCACCCCTGCAGTCAGAGCGGCGGCTGCAGGGCCACCGGCAGGAGGTGTGCGGGCTCAAGTGGTCCACGGACCACCAGCTCCTCGCCTCGGGGGGCAACGACAACAAG CTGCTGGTCTGGAACCATTCGAGCCTGAGCCCCGTGCAGCAGTACACCGAGCACCTGGCGGCCGTGAAGGCCATCGCCTGGTCCCCTCACCAGCACGGCCTGCTGGCCTCAGGAGGCGGCACGGCTGACCGCTGCATCCGCTTCTGGAACACGCTCACGGGGCAGCCACTGCAGTGCGTGGACACGGGCTCCCAGGTGTGCAACCTGGCCTGGTCCAAGCACGCCAACGAGCTG GTGAGCACCCACGGCTACTCTCAGAACCAGATCCTCGTGTGGAAGTACCCGTCCCTGACCCAGGTGGCCAAGCTCACGGGGCACTCCTACCGCGTCCTCTACCTG GCAATGTCCCCTGATGGGGAGGCCATCGTCACTGGTGCTGGAGACGAGACCCTGAGGTTCTGGAACGTCTTTAGCAAAACCCGCTCGACCAAG GAGTCCGTGTCGGTGCTCAACCTCTTCACCCGGATCCGGTAG
- the Fzr1 gene encoding fizzy-related protein homolog isoform X2, producing MDQDYERRLLRQIVIQNENTMPCVSEMRRTLTPASSPVSSPSKHGDRFIPSRAGANWSVNFHRINENDKSPSQNRKAKDATSDSGKDGLAYSALLKNELLGAGIEKVQDPQTEDRRLQPSTPEKKGLFTYSLSTKRASPEDGNDVSPYSLSPVSNKSQKLLRSPRKPTRKISKIPFKVLDAPELQDDFYLNLVDWSSLNVLSVGLGTCVYLWSACTSQVTRLCDLSVEGDSVTSVGWSERGNLVAVGTHKGFVQIWDAAAGKKLSMLEGHTARVGALAWNADQLSSGSRDRMILQRDIRSPPLQSERRLQGHRQEVCGLKWSTDHQLLASGGNDNKLLVWNHSSLSPVQQYTEHLAAVKAIAWSPHQHGLLASGGGTADRCIRFWNTLTGQPLQCVDTGSQVCNLAWSKHANELVSTHGYSQNQILVWKYPSLTQVAKLTGHSYRVLYLGLAKLPRLTSNL from the exons atGGATCAGGACTATGAGCGGCGGCTGCTCCGGCAGATTGTCATCCAGAACGAGAACACGATGCCTTGT GTCTCGGAGATGCGACGCACCCTGACGCCCGCCAGCTCCCCAGTGTCCTCCCCCAGCAAGCACGGGGACCGCTTCATCCCCTCGCGCGCCGGAGCCAACTGGAGCGTGAACTTCCACAGGATCAAT GAAAACGACAAGTCTCCCAGCCAGAACCGCAAAGCCAAGGACGCCACCTCAGACAGCGGCAAAG ACGGCCTGGCCTACTCAGCCCTGCTGAAGAACGAGCTGCTGGGAGCTGGCATCGAGAAGGTGCAGGACCCGCAGACCGAGGACCGCAGGCTGCAGCCCTCCACGCCTGAGAAGAAGGGCCTCTTCACG TATTCCCTCAGCACCAAGCGCGCCAGCCCCGAGGACGGCAACGACGTGTCCCCGTATTCCCTGTCTCCTGTCAGCAACAAGAG TCAGAAGTTGCTCCGGTCTCCACGGAAGCCCACCCGCAAGATCTCCAAGATCCCCTTCAAGGTCCTGGATGCCCCCGAGCTGCAGGACGACTTCTACTTGAACCTGGTGGACTGGTCGTCCCTGAACGTGCtcagtgtggggctggggacctGCGTGTACCTGTGGAGCGCCTGCACCAGCCAG GTGACCCGGCTCTGTGACCTCTCTGTGGAAGGGGACTCCGTGACCTCTGTGGGCTGGTCTGAGCGG GGGAACCTGGTGGCCGTTGGCACACACAAGGGCTTCGTGCAGATCTGGGATGCCGCTGCGGGGAAGAAGCTGTCCATGCTGGAAGGCCACACGGCGCGCGTGG GGGCCCTGGCCTGGAATGCTGACCAGCTGTCCTCCGGGAGCCGGGACCGCATGATCCTGCAGCGGGACATCCGCTCCCCACCCCTGCAGTCAGAGCGGCGGCTGCAGGGCCACCGGCAGGAGGTGTGCGGGCTCAAGTGGTCCACGGACCACCAGCTCCTCGCCTCGGGGGGCAACGACAACAAG CTGCTGGTCTGGAACCATTCGAGCCTGAGCCCCGTGCAGCAGTACACCGAGCACCTGGCGGCCGTGAAGGCCATCGCCTGGTCCCCTCACCAGCACGGCCTGCTGGCCTCAGGAGGCGGCACGGCTGACCGCTGCATCCGCTTCTGGAACACGCTCACGGGGCAGCCACTGCAGTGCGTGGACACGGGCTCCCAGGTGTGCAACCTGGCCTGGTCCAAGCACGCCAACGAGCTG GTGAGCACCCACGGCTACTCTCAGAACCAGATCCTCGTGTGGAAGTACCCGTCCCTGACCCAGGTGGCCAAGCTCACGGGGCACTCCTACCGCGTCCTCTACCTG ggcctcgctaagttgcccaggctgacctcgaacttgtga